The Streptomyces sp. NBC_01775 genome includes a region encoding these proteins:
- a CDS encoding alpha-1,4-glucan--maltose-1-phosphate maltosyltransferase gives MIGRIPVLDVQPLVECGTRPAKAVTGETFQVSATVFREGHESLGANVVLRGPAGRAGPWTPMRELAPGTDRWGAEVTPDAEGRWTYSVEAWSDPMSTWREHAKIKIPAGIDTELTLEEGAVLHERAAARVPKREGRAVVLEAADALRDAARPVAARLAAALNPEVTAVLERHPLRELVSSSRPLALQVERRRALFGSWYELFPRSEGAVVRAGKPPVSGTLRTAAERLDAVAAMGFDVVYLPPVHPIGDAYRKGPDNALSASAHDVGSPWAIGSAAGGHDTIHPDLGTFEDFDRFVARARELRMEVALDFALQCSPDHPWVKEHPEWFRKRADGTIAHAENPPKKYQDIYPLDFDAGPAAYRGIVEETLRVLRLWMDHGVRIFRVDNPHTKPVAFWERVISEINRTDPDVLFLAEAFTRPAMLHTLARTGFQQSYTYFTWYNSKQELTEYLGELTGEAAAYLRPNFFVNTPDILHAYLQDGGRPAFEIRAVLAATLSPSWGMYAGYELCENAPLHPGSEEYLSSEKYELRPRDWTAADRAGRSLTPLITALNRLRRRHPSLQQLRDLRFHHTDNENVLAYSKHCAHPHADTVLVVVNLDPHHTHEATVSLDMAQFEASGLSAAQMSGAESFPVCDQLTGETYHWGRDNYVRLVPGGDSPAPAHICTLRPSSPTGGSPTHDRQ, from the coding sequence ATGATCGGTCGCATTCCCGTGCTCGATGTCCAGCCGCTCGTCGAGTGCGGTACCCGTCCAGCCAAAGCCGTGACAGGCGAGACCTTCCAGGTCTCGGCCACCGTCTTCAGGGAGGGCCACGAGAGCCTCGGCGCGAACGTGGTGCTGCGCGGGCCCGCGGGGCGCGCGGGGCCATGGACCCCGATGCGCGAACTCGCGCCCGGGACCGACCGCTGGGGCGCCGAGGTCACCCCGGACGCGGAGGGCCGCTGGACGTACTCGGTCGAGGCCTGGAGCGATCCCATGAGCACCTGGCGCGAGCACGCGAAGATCAAGATTCCGGCGGGGATCGACACCGAACTCACCCTGGAGGAAGGGGCCGTGCTGCACGAGCGCGCGGCGGCGCGGGTGCCCAAGCGCGAGGGCAGAGCGGTCGTGCTGGAGGCGGCCGACGCGCTGCGCGACGCCGCGCGGCCGGTCGCGGCGCGGCTCGCCGCCGCCCTCAACCCCGAGGTCACCGCGGTCCTGGAGCGCCATCCGCTGCGCGAGCTGGTCTCCTCCTCGCGCCCCCTGGCGCTCCAAGTGGAGCGCAGGCGCGCGCTGTTCGGGTCCTGGTACGAGCTGTTCCCGCGCTCGGAGGGCGCGGTGGTCCGCGCGGGAAAGCCGCCGGTGAGCGGCACGCTGCGCACGGCGGCCGAGCGGCTGGACGCGGTGGCGGCCATGGGCTTCGACGTGGTGTACCTGCCGCCGGTCCACCCCATCGGGGACGCCTACCGCAAGGGCCCGGACAACGCGCTGTCCGCCTCGGCGCACGACGTCGGCTCCCCCTGGGCGATCGGCTCGGCCGCCGGGGGCCACGACACGATCCACCCCGACCTGGGCACGTTCGAGGACTTCGACCGCTTCGTGGCCCGCGCCCGCGAACTGCGGATGGAGGTGGCGCTGGACTTCGCGCTCCAGTGCTCCCCCGACCATCCGTGGGTCAAGGAGCACCCCGAGTGGTTCCGCAAGCGTGCCGACGGCACGATCGCCCACGCGGAGAACCCGCCGAAGAAGTACCAGGACATCTACCCCCTCGACTTCGACGCCGGCCCGGCCGCCTACCGGGGCATCGTCGAGGAGACGCTGCGGGTGCTGCGGCTGTGGATGGACCACGGAGTGCGGATCTTCCGGGTGGACAACCCGCACACCAAGCCGGTGGCGTTCTGGGAGCGGGTCATCTCCGAGATCAACCGCACCGATCCGGACGTCCTCTTCCTCGCCGAGGCGTTCACCCGCCCGGCGATGCTGCACACGCTGGCGCGGACCGGCTTCCAGCAGTCGTACACCTACTTCACCTGGTACAACTCCAAGCAGGAGCTGACGGAGTACCTGGGCGAACTGACGGGCGAGGCCGCCGCGTACCTGCGGCCGAACTTCTTCGTGAACACCCCGGACATCCTGCACGCCTACCTCCAGGACGGCGGGCGCCCCGCCTTCGAGATCCGGGCGGTGCTGGCGGCCACGCTGTCGCCCTCGTGGGGGATGTACGCGGGCTACGAGCTGTGCGAGAACGCCCCGCTGCACCCGGGCAGCGAGGAATACCTCTCCTCCGAGAAGTACGAACTGCGGCCCAGGGACTGGACGGCGGCCGACCGTGCGGGCCGCTCCCTCACTCCCCTGATCACGGCGCTCAACCGGCTGCGGCGCCGCCACCCCTCGCTCCAGCAGCTTCGTGACCTGCGCTTCCATCACACCGACAACGAGAACGTGCTGGCTTATTCGAAGCACTGCGCGCACCCTCACGCCGACACTGTTCTCGTCGTGGTCAACCTCGATCCGCACCACACCCACGAGGCGACGGTGTCGTTGGACATGGCGCAATTCGAAGCATCCGGACTGAGTGCCGCTCAGATGAGCGGTGCGGAGTCCTTCCCGGTGTGCGATCAGCTCACCGGAGAGACCTATCACTGGGGCAGGGACAACTATGTGCGCCTGGTGCCCGGGGGTGATTCCCCGGCCCCTGCGCACATCTGCACCCTGCGACCGTCCTCACCGACCGGAGGGTCACCCACTCATGACCGTCAATGA
- the treS gene encoding maltose alpha-D-glucosyltransferase — protein sequence MTVNEPVPDTFEDTPVKDRDPEWFKRAVFYEVLVRSFQDSDGDGIGDLRGLTAKLDYLQWLGVDCLWLPPFFKSPLKDGGYDVSDYTAVLPEFGDIADFVEFVDAAHQRGMRVIIDVVMNHTSDQHPWFQESRRDPEGPYGDYYVWADDDKQYQDARIIFVDTEVSNWTFDPVRKQYYWHRFFSHQPDLNYENPVVQDEMISALRFWLDLGIDGFRLDAVPYLYAEEGTNCENLPRSHEFLKRVRSEIDANYPDTVLLAEANQWPEDVVDYFGDYTKGGDECHMAFHFPVMPRIFMAVRRESRYPVSEILAKTPQIPSGCQWGIFLRNHDELTLEMVTDEERDYMYAEYAKDPRMRANIGIRRRLAPLLDNDRKQIELFTALLLSLPGSPILYYGDEIGMGDNIWLGDRDAVRTPMQWTPDRNAGFSSCDPGRLFLPTIMDPVHGYQVTNVEAAMSSPSSLLHWTRRMIEIRKQNPAFGLGSYEELSSSNPSVLAFLRESRLPDGGDDLVMCVHNFSRFPQPTELDLRAWEGRIPVELIGGVRFPAIGELPYLLTLAGHGFYWFRLRKS from the coding sequence ATGACCGTCAATGAGCCCGTCCCCGACACCTTCGAGGACACACCCGTCAAGGACCGCGACCCGGAGTGGTTCAAGCGCGCGGTCTTCTACGAAGTGCTCGTCCGCTCCTTCCAGGACAGCGACGGCGACGGCATCGGAGACCTCAGAGGGCTCACCGCGAAGCTCGACTATCTGCAGTGGCTGGGCGTCGACTGCCTGTGGCTTCCGCCGTTCTTCAAGTCGCCGCTGAAGGACGGGGGCTATGACGTCTCCGACTACACGGCGGTGCTCCCCGAGTTCGGCGACATCGCGGACTTCGTCGAGTTCGTGGACGCCGCGCACCAGCGGGGCATGCGGGTCATCATCGACGTGGTCATGAACCACACCAGCGACCAGCATCCGTGGTTCCAGGAGTCCAGGCGCGATCCGGAAGGACCGTACGGCGACTACTACGTCTGGGCGGACGACGACAAGCAGTACCAGGACGCGCGCATCATCTTCGTGGACACCGAGGTGTCCAACTGGACTTTCGATCCCGTACGCAAGCAGTACTACTGGCACCGCTTCTTCTCGCACCAGCCGGACCTCAACTACGAGAACCCGGTCGTCCAGGACGAGATGATCTCCGCGCTGCGTTTCTGGCTGGATCTGGGAATCGACGGATTCCGCCTGGACGCCGTCCCCTATCTCTACGCCGAAGAGGGGACGAACTGCGAGAACCTGCCCCGCTCGCACGAATTCCTCAAGCGGGTGCGCAGCGAGATCGACGCGAACTACCCGGACACCGTGCTGCTGGCCGAGGCGAACCAGTGGCCCGAAGACGTGGTCGACTATTTCGGCGACTACACCAAGGGCGGGGACGAGTGCCACATGGCGTTCCACTTCCCCGTGATGCCACGGATCTTCATGGCGGTGCGCCGCGAATCCCGCTATCCGGTCTCGGAAATCCTCGCCAAGACCCCGCAGATTCCCTCCGGCTGCCAGTGGGGCATCTTCCTGCGCAACCACGACGAGCTGACCTTGGAAATGGTCACCGACGAGGAGCGCGACTACATGTACGCGGAGTACGCCAAGGACCCGCGGATGCGCGCCAACATCGGCATCCGCCGCCGGCTCGCCCCGCTGCTGGACAACGACCGCAAGCAGATCGAACTGTTCACGGCACTGCTGCTGTCCCTGCCCGGCTCGCCGATCCTGTACTACGGCGACGAGATCGGGATGGGCGACAACATCTGGCTCGGCGACCGGGACGCGGTGCGCACCCCGATGCAATGGACGCCGGACCGCAACGCGGGCTTCTCCTCCTGCGACCCGGGGCGGCTGTTCCTGCCGACCATCATGGATCCGGTGCACGGCTACCAGGTGACCAATGTCGAGGCGGCGATGAGTTCACCCAGCTCGCTGCTGCACTGGACGCGGCGGATGATTGAGATCCGTAAGCAGAATCCCGCATTCGGCCTCGGCAGTTATGAGGAGCTGTCCTCCTCGAACCCCTCGGTGCTGGCATTCCTGCGCGAATCGCGGCTCCCGGACGGGGGTGATGACCTGGTGATGTGCGTGCACAACTTCTCGCGTTTCCCGCAGCCGACCGAACTTGATCTGCGCGCGTGGGAGGGCCGGATCCCCGTCGAACTGATCGGCGGCGTCCGCTTTCCCGCCATCGGCG